Proteins from a genomic interval of Euleptes europaea isolate rEulEur1 chromosome 18, rEulEur1.hap1, whole genome shotgun sequence:
- the AURKB gene encoding aurora kinase B → MANKENVTSTYRSLSKYRLASTTGSQRALGKNSCTPASTPSGSLLMQRAITHSAKNNLKSSSVQSMALPGRVPVESSSTAQEPQTEARRTFTINDFEIGRPLGKGKFGNVYLARVKETQFIVALKVIFKSHLEKEGMEHQLRREIEIQSHLRHPNILRMYNYFDDKKRVYLILEYAPRGELYKDLQKHKRFDEARSATFMEELADALIYCHGKKVIHRDIKPENLLMGLKGELKIADFGWSVHAPSLRRKTMCGTLDYLPPEMIEGKPHDEKVDLWCIGILCYEFLVGHPPFESVSHTDTYRRILAVDLKFPPFVSEGARDLISKLLRRIPVQRLSLQAVKEHPWVKANSQRVLPPVFSSAPSN, encoded by the exons ATGGCAAATAAGGAAAATGTGACGAGTACCTACCGCAGCCTTTCCAAA TACCGGCTCGCCAGCACAACGGGCTCTCAGCGGGCTCTCGGCAAGAACAGCTGCACCCCGGCCAGCACTCCCTCGGGATCCCTCTTGATGCAAAGAGCCATTACCCACAGTGCGAAGAACAACCTGAAGTCTTCCAGTGTCCAGAGCATGG CCCTCCCAGGCAGAGTACCGGTGGAGTCCAGCTCTACTGCCCAGGAACCACAGACAGAGGCCAG GAGGACCTTCACCATCAATGACTTTGAGATCGGGCGGCCACTCGGCAAAGGGAAGTTTGGCAACGTCTACCTGGCCCGGGTCAAGGAGACTCAGTTTATTGTGGCTCTCAAGGTGATCTTCAAGTCGCACTTGGAGAAGGAGGGCATGGAGCATCAGCTCCGGCGGGAGATCGAGATCCAGTCTCACCTCAG ACACCCCAACATCTTGCGCATGTATAACTACTTTGACGATAAGAAGCGCGTGTACCTGATCCTGGAGTACGCCCCTCGCGGGGAGCTCTACAAGGACCTGCAGAAGCACAAGCGGTTTGACGAGGCCAGAAGCGCCACG TTCATGGAAGAGCTGGCTGATGCGCTCATCTACTGTCACGGGAAGAAGGTCATCCACCGTGACATCAAGCCAGAGAATCTGCTGATGGGGCTGAAGGGGGAGCTGAAGATCGCGGACTTTGGCTGGTCGGTGCATGCCCCCTCGCTCAG GAGAAAGACCATGTGTGGAACGCTGGACTACCTGCCTCCTGAGATGATTGAAGGCAAACCTCATGACGAGAAGGTCGACCTCTGGTGCATCGGGATACTCTGCTACGAATTCCTGGTGGGGCACCCGCCTTTCGAGAGCGTCTCCCACACCGACACATACCGTCGCATTTTAGCG GTGGATCTCAAGTTCCCACCATTTGTGTCAGAAGGAGCCCGGGATCTGATCTCTAAGCTGTTGCGCCGCATCCCTGTTCAGCGGCTTTCACTGCAGGCCGTGAAGGAACACCCCTGGGTGAAAGCCAACTCTCAGCGGGTGCTGCCGCCGGTCTTCAGTTCTGCACCCTCAAACTAG